A region of Rhodoferax potami DNA encodes the following proteins:
- a CDS encoding DMT family transporter, protein MAGLAAGALWGLVFVAPALAPGLLPVDLAAGRFAVFGLVSLLIVGVGYFRGRSRMPTWRQAGAAALLSALGFSGYYLLLVYAIRDAGVAVPTMIIGTVPVWVMLLGKPVGLRWRSLIPGLLLTLTGVALMMAADSASGTDARPHGWVFWRGVLYGLLAMASWVVFAILNSAWLKRHTGVQLADWTSWMGVSSGVAAGALWGLMGTPLELLLAHTDTARAAMVCIATGVGSAWVATMLWNFASRRLSASLCGQLIVSETLFALFYAFLVHGDWPHPLQWWASGIFLLGLMASVRAHR, encoded by the coding sequence ATGGCCGGCCTGGCGGCGGGCGCCTTGTGGGGTTTGGTCTTTGTAGCGCCAGCTCTGGCGCCCGGGTTGTTGCCTGTTGATCTCGCAGCGGGCAGGTTTGCGGTTTTCGGGCTGGTTTCGCTCTTGATCGTCGGCGTTGGCTATTTCCGGGGCCGCTCGCGGATGCCAACGTGGCGCCAAGCCGGGGCCGCGGCCTTGCTCAGTGCACTCGGCTTCTCCGGCTATTACTTGTTGTTGGTGTACGCCATCCGTGATGCAGGCGTGGCAGTGCCCACCATGATCATTGGCACGGTTCCGGTGTGGGTGATGTTGCTGGGCAAGCCGGTTGGTTTACGGTGGCGGAGCCTGATTCCGGGTTTGTTGCTGACACTCACTGGCGTGGCTTTGATGATGGCGGCAGACAGCGCAAGCGGCACCGACGCGCGGCCACATGGCTGGGTGTTTTGGCGTGGGGTGTTGTACGGTTTGCTGGCGATGGCGAGCTGGGTCGTTTTCGCGATCCTCAACTCCGCTTGGTTAAAGCGGCATACCGGGGTCCAGCTCGCTGATTGGACCAGTTGGATGGGGGTGAGTTCAGGAGTCGCCGCCGGGGCCCTTTGGGGGCTTATGGGTACCCCGCTGGAGTTGCTTCTGGCTCACACGGATACTGCGCGAGCAGCTATGGTTTGTATAGCAACAGGAGTTGGCTCTGCATGGGTAGCAACCATGCTTTGGAACTTTGCGAGCCGTCGCTTGAGTGCGAGCTTGTGCGGTCAACTCATCGTGTCAGAAACGCTTTTCGCACTCTTTTACGCATTTCTCGTGCACGGTGACTGGCCGCACCCTTTGCAGTGGTGGGCCAGTGGCATTTTCTTGTTGGGTCTGATGGCTTCGGTACGTGCGCATCGCTAA
- a CDS encoding SDR family oxidoreductase, translating to MAYSIDLSGRIAFITGASGGLGAQFARTLSAAGAAVVLASRRIDKLKDLRAEIEGQGGDAHVIELDVTDHDSIKSAVAHAETEVGSIDILINNSGVSTTQRLQDVSPEDYDFIFDTNVKGSFFVAQEVGKRMIARAKGAAPGSYTGGRIINIASMAGLRVLPQIGAYCMSKAAVIQMTKAQALEWGKFGINVNALCPGYIDTEINHEHWHTDAGQKLVQMLPRKRIGRPADLDAILVTLCSDQSHFINGAVIAADDGFGI from the coding sequence ATGGCTTATAGCATCGATCTTTCCGGGCGAATTGCATTCATCACCGGTGCATCTGGCGGGCTGGGGGCGCAGTTTGCCCGCACCTTGTCGGCCGCTGGTGCCGCGGTGGTGCTCGCCAGCCGCCGCATCGACAAACTCAAGGACTTGCGTGCCGAAATCGAGGGGCAGGGCGGCGATGCCCATGTCATAGAACTGGATGTGACAGACCACGACTCCATCAAGTCGGCGGTAGCCCACGCCGAAACCGAGGTGGGCTCCATCGACATCCTGATCAACAACTCGGGAGTGAGCACCACGCAGCGACTGCAGGACGTCAGCCCTGAGGATTACGACTTTATCTTTGATACCAACGTCAAAGGGTCGTTTTTTGTGGCGCAAGAGGTCGGCAAGCGGATGATTGCGCGCGCCAAAGGTGCGGCACCCGGCAGTTACACCGGCGGACGCATCATCAACATCGCCTCGATGGCGGGCCTGCGGGTGTTGCCCCAAATCGGGGCCTATTGCATGAGCAAGGCTGCTGTGATCCAAATGACCAAAGCGCAGGCGCTGGAGTGGGGCAAGTTCGGTATCAACGTCAACGCACTGTGCCCGGGCTATATCGATACCGAGATTAATCACGAACACTGGCATACCGATGCGGGGCAAAAACTGGTGCAGATGCTGCCGCGCAAGCGGATCGGTCGTCCGGCAGATCTGGACGCCATTTTGGTGACCTTGTGCTCTGATCAGAGTCACTTTATCAATGGAGCAGTCATCGCGGCTGACGATGGTTTTGGAATTTGA
- a CDS encoding electron transfer flavoprotein-ubiquinone oxidoreductase, giving the protein MTNQEILAQFGPRESMEYDVVVVGGGPGGLATAIRLKQLAAEKGTDVSVVVLEKGSEPGAHILSGAIMDPKALTELIPDWKALGAPLHQPVTDDAYIFLSEKSGFRVPNMVLPPFAHNDGNYIISLGAVTKWLAEQAESLGVEIFPGFTAAEVLYNDDGSVKGVATGNMGVGKDGEPMESFQLGMELLGKYTVFAEGARGHLGKQVIAKYKLDDGRDPQSFGIGIKELWEIDPSRHKPGFVMHTAGWPMESDTYGGAFLYHLEGNKVALGFVTGLGYSNPYLSPFEEFQRWKTHPNVRYYFENDKGEITGKRLSYGARAINASGINALPKTVFPGGCLVGCNAGYLNVGRIKGSHAAIKTGMLAADAAYDAVVGGRQHDELSAYPEAFEKSWLHTELNKDRNFKNWFKYGLTTATLMNGFEQFVLRGHIPWTLRRDKPDHAYLKPAAECKPIVYPKPDGKLTFDRLSSVFISNTNHEEQQPAHLTLKDASVPVSINLAKYAGPEARYCPAGVYEYVKNEDNTDRLQINAQNCVHCKTCDIKDPTQNIVWVTPEGGGGPNYAGM; this is encoded by the coding sequence ATGACAAACCAGGAAATACTGGCTCAATTCGGCCCCCGTGAATCCATGGAATACGACGTGGTCGTCGTTGGCGGCGGCCCCGGCGGCTTGGCAACGGCGATCCGCCTCAAGCAACTGGCCGCAGAGAAAGGCACCGACGTATCGGTGGTCGTGCTCGAAAAAGGCTCTGAGCCTGGCGCGCATATCCTGTCCGGCGCCATCATGGACCCCAAAGCGCTGACCGAACTGATTCCCGACTGGAAGGCACTGGGTGCCCCGCTGCACCAGCCAGTGACCGACGACGCCTACATTTTTCTGAGCGAAAAATCCGGCTTCCGCGTGCCCAACATGGTGCTGCCCCCCTTCGCGCACAACGACGGCAACTACATCATCAGCCTTGGCGCTGTCACCAAATGGTTGGCTGAGCAAGCGGAGAGCTTGGGCGTGGAAATTTTCCCTGGCTTCACCGCCGCTGAAGTGCTCTACAACGACGACGGCTCGGTCAAAGGTGTAGCCACCGGCAACATGGGTGTGGGCAAAGACGGCGAACCGATGGAAAGCTTCCAGCTCGGAATGGAGCTGCTGGGCAAATACACCGTGTTTGCGGAAGGTGCGCGCGGCCACTTGGGCAAACAGGTCATCGCCAAGTACAAGCTCGACGACGGTCGTGACCCGCAGAGCTTCGGCATCGGCATCAAAGAGCTGTGGGAAATTGACCCCAGCCGCCACAAGCCCGGGTTTGTAATGCACACCGCCGGCTGGCCTATGGAATCTGACACCTACGGTGGCGCTTTCCTGTACCACCTCGAAGGCAACAAAGTGGCTCTGGGCTTTGTCACCGGCTTGGGCTACAGCAACCCCTACCTCAGCCCGTTTGAAGAGTTCCAGCGCTGGAAGACACACCCGAACGTGCGCTACTACTTCGAGAACGACAAAGGTGAGATCACCGGCAAACGGCTGTCTTACGGTGCTCGCGCCATCAACGCCAGTGGCATCAATGCCCTGCCCAAAACGGTATTCCCAGGTGGCTGCCTGGTCGGCTGCAATGCAGGCTATCTGAACGTAGGTCGCATCAAGGGCAGCCACGCCGCCATCAAGACCGGCATGCTGGCCGCAGACGCCGCCTATGACGCCGTCGTGGGCGGACGCCAGCACGACGAGCTGAGCGCTTACCCCGAAGCCTTTGAAAAGAGCTGGCTGCACACCGAGCTGAACAAAGACCGCAACTTCAAGAACTGGTTCAAGTACGGCCTGACCACCGCCACGCTGATGAACGGTTTCGAGCAATTCGTGCTGCGCGGACACATCCCCTGGACCCTGCGCCGTGACAAGCCTGACCACGCCTACCTGAAGCCCGCTGCCGAGTGCAAGCCCATCGTCTACCCCAAGCCCGATGGCAAGCTCACTTTCGATCGCTTGAGCAGCGTGTTCATCAGCAACACCAACCACGAAGAGCAGCAACCCGCCCACTTGACACTCAAGGACGCCTCGGTGCCGGTGAGCATCAACCTCGCCAAGTACGCCGGCCCCGAAGCCCGCTACTGCCCCGCAGGCGTGTATGAATACGTGAAGAACGAAGACAACACCGACCGCTTGCAGATCAATGCCCAAAACTGTGTGCACTGCAAGACTTGCGACATCAAGGACCCGACCCAGAACATCGTCTGGGTCACGCCCGAAGGCGGCGGCGGCCCCAACTACGCGGGCATGTAA
- a CDS encoding 3-hydroxyacyl-CoA dehydrogenase, whose translation MEIAGKVFIVTGGASGLGEGTARMLTAKGGKVVIADMQVEKGEAIARELGGAFVKCDVSNEADGQAVVAQAVSMGKLMGLVNCAGIAPAEKTVGKNGAHALASFSKTITVNLIGSFNMIRLAAEAMSKNEPEATGERGVMISTASVAAYDGQIGQAAYSASKGGVVGMTLPIARDLARNGIRNMTIAPGIFGTPMLFSMPQDVQDALAAGVPFPSRLGTPQDYAKLAVHIFENDMLNGEVIRLDGAIRLAPK comes from the coding sequence ATGGAAATCGCAGGAAAAGTCTTTATCGTGACCGGCGGCGCATCAGGCCTCGGCGAGGGCACTGCCCGCATGCTGACAGCCAAAGGCGGCAAAGTCGTCATTGCAGACATGCAGGTAGAAAAAGGCGAGGCCATTGCCCGGGAACTGGGCGGCGCATTCGTCAAGTGCGATGTCAGTAACGAAGCTGATGGACAAGCCGTCGTGGCCCAAGCAGTCTCCATGGGCAAGCTGATGGGCTTGGTGAACTGCGCGGGCATTGCTCCTGCCGAGAAGACGGTGGGCAAAAACGGCGCGCATGCGCTGGCATCTTTCAGCAAAACGATCACCGTCAATTTGATCGGCAGCTTCAACATGATCCGTCTCGCCGCCGAGGCCATGAGCAAGAACGAACCTGAAGCAACCGGTGAGCGTGGCGTCATGATTTCTACCGCCTCGGTGGCCGCCTATGACGGACAGATCGGTCAAGCAGCCTACAGCGCATCCAAAGGCGGTGTGGTCGGTATGACACTGCCCATTGCACGCGACCTCGCCCGGAACGGCATCCGGAACATGACCATTGCCCCCGGGATTTTTGGCACGCCGATGTTGTTCAGCATGCCCCAAGATGTGCAAGACGCGCTGGCAGCGGGTGTTCCATTCCCTTCGCGCTTGGGCACTCCGCAGGATTACGCCAAATTAGCCGTTCATATTTTTGAAAACGACATGCTCAACGGCGAGGTGATCCGCTTGGATGGCGCGATCCGACTCGCTCCGAAGTAA
- the phaR gene encoding polyhydroxyalkanoate synthesis repressor PhaR, protein MQKTSSKDSKASQRVIKKYPNRRLYDTDTSTYITLAEIKQLVMDSESFAVVDAKSGEDLTRSILLQIILEEEANGSPMFTAPVLSNIIRFYGHAMQGMMGGYLEKNMQALMDMQAPMVQGVMGNNMFQQMQEHMQKQTEQFLGTFGIKR, encoded by the coding sequence ATGCAAAAAACTTCCAGTAAAGATTCCAAGGCTTCCCAGCGGGTCATCAAAAAATACCCCAACCGGCGTTTGTACGACACCGACACGTCGACTTACATCACGCTGGCGGAAATCAAGCAGCTGGTGATGGATAGCGAGTCTTTTGCGGTGGTGGATGCGAAATCGGGTGAAGACCTGACGCGAAGCATCTTGCTGCAGATTATTTTGGAAGAAGAGGCCAATGGGTCTCCAATGTTCACCGCGCCCGTGTTGTCCAACATCATCCGCTTTTATGGCCATGCCATGCAGGGCATGATGGGTGGTTACCTTGAAAAAAACATGCAAGCGTTGATGGACATGCAGGCGCCCATGGTGCAGGGCGTAATGGGTAACAACATGTTCCAGCAGATGCAGGAACACATGCAAAAACAAACTGAGCAATTCCTCGGTACCTTCGGCATCAAGCGTTAA